AATCGTACGTCTGATATGTGTAATATCCTTTGTACTTGATACATCAAAACAAAGATCCGTACTACCGGTATTTGAATTGACAGAAGAAGCCAGATACGCAACAAGTGCAGGGAATTCACAAAGCTCTTGTTTGACAAGATCGAGGCCAATTTTACGCAATTTGTCAAGAACAATAGAAACATATACATGACAACTGTGCGGAACGCCAAGGTTATTGAGCATAGAAAAAAGAATTCTTCTGTCATTTATATGAAGTTTCGGTGTTCGTATGCCAAGCTGTTCGAGTGTAGAAAGGGTTGCCACAAGTAACTCAATCTCGGCCAATATCTCTGGCTGCCCAATTATGTCTATATCGCACTGAATAAATTGCCGGCGGCGGCCCTTCTGTGGCTTTTCAGCGCGCCAGACATGGCCAATCTGAAGCGAGCGAAATATCTTGGGAAGACGCGCCCGGTTTGTATTCCAGAACCTAACAAGAGGAATAGTCAAATCAAATCGCAACCCTAAATCAATAAGCTCATCCGGGTGCTGCACAGTTTGTGCGCCGGTAAGACCACGCCGAATGATCTTGTAGGTTAGTTTTTCATTTTCCTGACCGACACCGCAGGCCAAACGTTCAATATTTTCGAGAGAGGGTGTCTCGATTGGGTTGAAGCCGTGCGATATGTAGCTTTTATATATGACCTCAGTAATACGATCGCGATGTTCTTTCTCATGCGGGAGAAAGTCCTGCATGCCTCGCGGAGGAACAATCTTCAATGGCTGACCCGGCCCTTTGTACCTGGCAATGACTTAGATTTACGGCCTTTATAACACCTCATGAGAATAATTGCCAATATGGCAGACAAAAGCGAACCAATCAAAACGGCAATAACCCCCTGTTCATGAACAGGGGTTCCCAAAAAAGCTAGCTCGTTCATGAGCAAAGACACCGTAAATCCAATTCCGCCAAGAGCACTTACCACAAGCAAGTTGAAGAATGAAATACTCTTTTTTCTGAAGAACTTCAGGGCTATTATGCCAAAAACGCTTATTCCGAGGAGTTTGCCAAATAACAGACCAAGCAGAATTCCCCATAGCGCCGGACTTATCTCATCCAGAGGTAAATGTGGTACCCGAACCATTGCAGCAAGAAAAGCAAACGCGGGCAGAATAATCCCGTTTATATACGGCTCAAGAGCGTGTTCAATAGCCGCACCCTGTTTACGATTGAGCATGATGCCAAGCATAACGCCAGCGATAGTCGCATGAATACCGGACTGGTAAACAGAAACCCATGCCGCGAGCGCACAAAGCAACATTGCAGGGATGATCAGAAATGTCTTTGAGGTCTTGCATCTGGCTAGCCTATAGCTGCAAAACCCAAAAAGCCCAACTGTAATGCACGCAACAATAATCCACCAGTAACTTATCGAGACGCTAAATGCCGTGGCAATTATCACTATTCCGGCCAGATCATCCAAGACAGCAAGAGCCAATAAGAATATTCGCACCTTAGAAGGAAGTGAAGAGCCAAAAATAGCCAAAATGCCAAGAGAAAATGCAACATCTGTGGCCGTCGGAACAGGCCATCCGTTTGGCAAAACACTTGCAACGGACAAATAAATAGATATTGGAACGAGTATCCCACCTGCTGCACACACCCCAGGGATTAT
The sequence above is a segment of the Tropheryma whipplei str. Twist genome. Coding sequences within it:
- a CDS encoding Na+/H+ antiporter NhaA is translated as MSIIRSERYSAIFLLCSAALAIIFANVLDPDTWHAVHSAVSEYHIFGLITPHDIVADFLLAVFFFAVAIELKHELVKGELSSFSKAIIPGVCAAGGILVPISIYLSVASVLPNGWPVPTATDVAFSLGILAIFGSSLPSKVRIFLLALAVLDDLAGIVIIATAFSVSISYWWIIVACITVGLFGFCSYRLARCKTSKTFLIIPAMLLCALAAWVSVYQSGIHATIAGVMLGIMLNRKQGAAIEHALEPYINGIILPAFAFLAAMVRVPHLPLDEISPALWGILLGLLFGKLLGISVFGIIALKFFRKKSISFFNLLVVSALGGIGFTVSLLMNELAFLGTPVHEQGVIAVLIGSLLSAILAIILMRCYKGRKSKSLPGTKGRVSH
- the hisS gene encoding histidine--tRNA ligase, producing the protein MKIVPPRGMQDFLPHEKEHRDRITEVIYKSYISHGFNPIETPSLENIERLACGVGQENEKLTYKIIRRGLTGAQTVQHPDELIDLGLRFDLTIPLVRFWNTNRARLPKIFRSLQIGHVWRAEKPQKGRRRQFIQCDIDIIGQPEILAEIELLVATLSTLEQLGIRTPKLHINDRRILFSMLNNLGVPHSCHVYVSIVLDKLRKIGLDLVKQELCEFPALVAYLASSVNSNTGSTDLCFDVSSTKDITHIRRTIQSALPHGCKFDCEDLCRIIASVNEFTQTGVFFDPLLVRGMGYYTGPIFEILHDDYSIAGGGRYDGLVERLGGLPTPACGFSIGFERVLGLIKESVSLDPKKMILLYDPKVDPNLVVSVKLEFISKGFIVRPELASRSRRNQIELAKREGFGAFLYLDPLSPPDGLLAKVKPIL